Proteins from a single region of Streptomyces sp. HUAS 15-9:
- a CDS encoding Fur family transcriptional regulator — MSDLLERLRGRGWRMTAQRRVVAEVLDGEHVHLTADEVHARAVAKLPEISRATVYNTLGELVTLGEVLEVSTDKRAKRYDPNAHRPHHHLVCAQCGAIRDVHPTGNPLADLPDSERFGFAVSDVEVTYRGTCPNCAAA, encoded by the coding sequence ATGAGCGACCTTCTGGAACGGCTGCGCGGACGCGGATGGCGGATGACCGCGCAGCGGCGCGTCGTGGCCGAGGTTCTGGACGGCGAACACGTCCACCTGACGGCCGACGAGGTACACGCGCGTGCCGTCGCGAAGCTGCCGGAGATCTCCCGGGCGACCGTCTACAACACGCTGGGTGAACTGGTGACCCTCGGCGAGGTGCTCGAGGTCTCCACGGACAAGCGGGCCAAGCGGTACGACCCGAACGCACACCGGCCGCACCACCACCTGGTCTGCGCCCAGTGCGGCGCGATCCGCGACGTCCACCCGACCGGCAACCCGCTGGCCGACCTCCCCGACTCGGAACGCTTCGGCTTCGCGGTCTCGGACGTAGAGGTGACGTACCGCGGCACCTGCCCCAACTGCGCAGCGGCCTGA
- a CDS encoding catalase encodes MVLEAYVTQGPLTTEAGAPVADNQNSETAGVGGPVLVQDQLLLEKLAHFNRERIPERVVHARGAGAYGTFTVTADVTPYTRAAFLSEVGKQTEVFLRFSTVAGNLGAADAVRDPRGWALKFYTEEGNYDLVGNNTPVFFIKDAIKFPDFIHTQKRDPYTGSQEADNVWDFWGLSPESTHQVTWLFGDRGIPASYRHMNGYGSHTFQWNNEAGEAFWVKYHFKTDQGIKNLTQAEANRIAGEDPDSHQRDLREAIERGDFPTWTVQVQIMPAADAATYRFNPFDVTKVWPHADYPPIEIGKLELNRNPENLFAEVEQSVFSPAHFVPGIGPSPDKMLQGRLFAYGDAHRYRVGINADHLPVNRPHATEARTHSRDGFLYDGRHGGAKNYEPNSFGGPFQTDRPLWQSTPVTGGTGDHAAPVHAEDDDFVQAGNLYRLMSEDEQGRLVENLAGFIARVSRDDIAERAIGNFRQADGDLGKRLEATVQALRG; translated from the coding sequence ATGGTGCTGGAGGCTTACGTGACGCAGGGACCGCTTACGACGGAGGCCGGTGCTCCGGTCGCCGACAACCAGAACAGCGAGACCGCGGGCGTCGGTGGCCCCGTCCTCGTCCAGGACCAGCTGCTCCTGGAGAAGCTGGCCCACTTCAACCGTGAGCGCATCCCGGAGCGGGTGGTGCATGCCCGGGGCGCGGGTGCGTACGGCACCTTCACGGTGACCGCCGATGTCACGCCCTACACGCGCGCCGCGTTCCTCTCCGAGGTCGGCAAGCAGACCGAGGTCTTCCTGCGCTTCTCGACCGTGGCCGGCAACCTGGGTGCCGCGGACGCGGTGCGCGATCCTCGTGGCTGGGCGCTGAAGTTCTACACCGAAGAGGGCAACTACGACCTCGTCGGCAACAACACCCCGGTGTTCTTCATCAAGGACGCCATCAAGTTCCCGGACTTCATCCACACCCAGAAGCGCGACCCGTACACGGGCTCCCAGGAGGCCGACAACGTGTGGGACTTCTGGGGGCTGTCCCCCGAGTCCACGCACCAGGTGACCTGGCTGTTCGGCGACCGCGGCATCCCGGCGTCGTACCGCCACATGAACGGCTACGGTTCGCACACCTTCCAGTGGAACAACGAGGCCGGCGAGGCCTTCTGGGTCAAGTACCACTTCAAGACCGACCAGGGGATCAAGAACCTCACCCAGGCCGAGGCCAACCGGATCGCCGGCGAGGACCCGGACTCGCACCAGCGCGATCTGCGCGAGGCCATCGAGCGCGGCGACTTCCCGACCTGGACCGTGCAGGTGCAGATCATGCCGGCGGCGGACGCGGCGACGTACCGCTTCAACCCGTTCGACGTCACCAAGGTGTGGCCGCACGCGGACTACCCGCCGATCGAGATCGGCAAGCTGGAGCTCAACCGCAACCCGGAGAACCTCTTCGCCGAGGTCGAGCAGAGCGTCTTCTCGCCCGCCCACTTCGTGCCGGGCATCGGTCCCTCGCCCGACAAGATGCTCCAGGGCCGCCTCTTCGCGTACGGCGACGCCCACCGCTACCGCGTCGGCATCAACGCCGACCATCTGCCGGTGAACCGCCCGCACGCCACCGAGGCGCGCACCCACTCCCGTGACGGCTTTCTGTACGACGGCCGCCACGGAGGCGCGAAGAACTACGAGCCCAACAGCTTCGGCGGGCCGTTCCAGACGGACCGTCCGCTGTGGCAGTCCACCCCGGTGACCGGCGGGACCGGCGACCACGCCGCCCCCGTGCATGCCGAGGACGACGACTTCGTCCAGGCGGGCAACCTCTACCGGCTGATGTCCGAGGACGAGCAGGGCCGGCTCGTCGAGAACCTGGCGGGCTTCATCGCCAGGGTCTCGCGCGACGACATCGCCGAGCGCGCGATCGGCAACTTCCGCCAGGCGGACGGTGACCTCGGCAAGCGGCTGGAGGCCACGGTCCAGGCCCTGCGCGGCTGA
- a CDS encoding CBS domain-containing protein, with product MLVRDAMSTVVLTIGPAHTLRQAAALMSARRVGAAIVLDPDEGGIGILTERDILNSVGLGQNPDTERTHAHTTNNVVFATPNWTLEEAARAMAHGGFRHLIVLDHGEPAGIVSVRDIIRCWAPAREPAPAL from the coding sequence ATGCTCGTTCGCGACGCCATGAGCACGGTGGTCCTGACCATCGGCCCGGCACACACCCTCCGACAAGCCGCCGCCCTGATGTCCGCCCGCCGCGTGGGCGCCGCCATCGTGCTCGACCCCGACGAGGGCGGCATCGGCATCCTCACCGAACGCGACATCCTCAACTCCGTCGGCCTGGGCCAGAACCCGGACACGGAACGCACCCACGCCCACACCACCAACAACGTCGTGTTCGCCACGCCCAACTGGACGCTGGAGGAGGCGGCCCGCGCCATGGCGCACGGCGGCTTCCGGCACCTCATCGTCCTCGACCACGGCGAGCCCGCCGGAATCGTCTCGGTCCGCGACATCATCCGCTGCTGGGCTCCCGCGCGGGAGCCCGCACCGGCACTCTGA
- the hisN gene encoding histidinol-phosphatase codes for MPDYLDDLRLAHVLADAADAATMDRFKALDLKVETKPDMTPVSEADKAAEELIRGQLQRARPRDAVLGEEYGIEGTGPRRWVIDPIDGTKNYVRGVPVWATLISLTEAGEGGFQPVVGVVSAPALGRRWWAAKGHGAFTGRSLASATRIHVSRVSKLADASFAYSSLSGWEERGRLNGFLDLTREVWRTRAYGDFWPYMMVAEGSVDICAEPELSLWDMAANAIVVTEAGGTFTGLDARPGPHSGNAAASNGLLHDELLGYLNQRY; via the coding sequence ATGCCGGACTACCTTGACGACCTCCGCCTCGCCCACGTCCTCGCGGACGCGGCCGACGCCGCCACCATGGACCGTTTCAAGGCGCTCGACCTCAAGGTCGAGACCAAGCCGGACATGACCCCGGTGAGCGAAGCGGACAAGGCCGCCGAGGAGCTCATCCGCGGGCAGCTCCAGCGCGCCCGCCCGCGGGACGCGGTCCTGGGCGAGGAGTACGGCATCGAGGGCACCGGCCCACGCCGCTGGGTGATCGACCCGATCGACGGCACCAAGAACTACGTGCGCGGCGTCCCCGTCTGGGCCACCCTGATCTCCCTGACGGAGGCGGGGGAGGGCGGCTTCCAGCCCGTCGTCGGCGTCGTCTCCGCCCCCGCCCTCGGCCGCCGCTGGTGGGCCGCGAAGGGCCACGGTGCCTTCACCGGCCGCAGTCTGGCCTCGGCGACCCGCATCCACGTCTCGCGCGTCTCCAAGCTCGCGGACGCCTCGTTCGCGTACTCCTCGCTGAGCGGCTGGGAGGAGCGCGGCCGGCTGAACGGCTTCCTCGACCTGACCCGCGAGGTCTGGCGCACGCGCGCGTACGGCGACTTCTGGCCCTACATGATGGTCGCCGAGGGTTCGGTGGACATCTGCGCCGAACCCGAGCTGTCCCTGTGGGACATGGCCGCCAACGCGATCGTCGTCACGGAGGCCGGCGGCACCTTCACCGGCCTCGACGCCCGCCCCGGCCCGCACAGCGGCAACGCGGCCGCGTCGAACGGTCTGCTCCACGACGAGTTGCTGGGGTATCTCAACCAGCGCTACTGA